DNA from Rhinatrema bivittatum chromosome 1, aRhiBiv1.1, whole genome shotgun sequence:
AGAGCAGAATTGGAGATCAAATGGGAGGCTAAAAAGTTTTGAGGTAATGAGTCAGATCAAAAACATGAAGGTTAAAGTTGCCAAGAATAAGGGAAGAGGATAAAGGAAGAAAGTCAAGAatcagtgagaggagggggattTAGCAGGGGGGTTAAGAGGACAACTACCCAGAGAGGTAGTGGGGTGAATAGGCAGATGGAGTGATCCTCAAAGGAAGAAAGTGGGATTGAAGTGGAACAGAAGGAAGCctacaggagggggagagagcagcAGTCCAACACCACTACAGAGGCTTACTGTGCAAAGTATATTGGAGAAAAGATAACTTTCATGacagagcagcaactgaagcaggGGAAAGCCAGGCAAGGCGATATGAGAGATCATGAAATATAAGCAAACTTCTTGGCAATAGAGTGGGAATGGAACCTTTCCCTTGAAGAAAGGGTAAACAGAtttgggctcttcagcttggaaaagagacaggggggggggggggggggggaggatctgaAAAGCTTAAAATCATGATTGGGAGTGGAACAGGTTAATAGGGAATAGACataatttgaaagggtaaacaaggGTCTGCTacatgaaactaacaagtagcagTTTTAAAATCATACAAGTGTTTTTCATGcccaatcaagctgtggaatctgttgccagaggccATGGTCAAGGTGATTAGCATAGCTGTGTTAAAAGATTTGGGCAAAttgctggagaaaaaaaaatccataaacattaGACAGACAGACTTGGTAAAGCCATAGTTTGTCCCTGGGAGTAAGCAACaaaaaatagatctacttttgggGATTATTCTGCATACTTGTGACCCAAACTCTCCAGTTAGACAGGGATGCTGGACTAGAAGGACCTTATTCTAATCCAGCATGTTATGTACATACCTCTTGTTGGAGACAGATATCTTGAGGCTTAGCCAGCGATACAGAGGGAGACAGTGGGTCACAGAATGaagagcccattttaaatttggTTATTTTTTATGGTATAGAAAACAAAAACCTGAAGGCAGCTTTTCCGGACTCTCTTTAAAATTTGACATCTGGATGACATGTtttgtataactttttttttttttgtgaatttttacCTTTCCCTAGGTGGAATCGATAGAGCTGCCAATGGACAACAAGACCAACAAGAGGCGCGGATTCTGCTTCATTACTTTCAAAGAAGAGGAGCCAGTgaaaaaaattatggaaaagaagTATCACAACGTTGGACTTAGCAAAGTATGTTCTCACAGAACCTAAGCAAGGAAACAAAGATTTTGGAAGTATATAAGATGTTGTCTTCATTGTAATGAGAAGACTAGCTGCTAATTTAGATATCTGGTTTGTATAGGGAAAATTGAACATTTTATTGCTTAATTAGTTGTGTAAACGGAGACAAGACAGACTTGGCCCCAGTTCAGCATTATTGAAAAGCAGGATTTAAGGTCACAAGTCTTGGAAGCTCTCCCTACAACTTTACATTTGTTTTGGCACAGTGTGGCACTGTTGCTGTACATCACAGTAGCGCCAAAGCTGAAATGGTACTGGGTGGTGTATCATGCTAAAGTTAATGTATCTAGATTtgagggttccccccccccccctccccggtttCTCTTTCTGATTGCTGTTGCAGCACCTTCTCATTTGCTAACATGGTGGTTTGATTCTTGTAGCCACTAACTGCAGAAATGTGCAGAACAATATTGCAAATGGTATGGTAAACAGCAGCATGGGCTGTGAGGTCATAGGCCATATCCCATCTCAAACACAAGGAGCACGTATGGCACAGTGTAAGAAAGGAGGTGATTGGGTTGTGCAGGCATTGTACCACAGGCTTGCCTATAGTCCCACCTCTAAGTGGTGGGGGAAAAAACTGATATCTGTACTTGGATTGTGAACAAATGTTAGCTTGGTGTGTGCTTATCCCCGAATTGTAGATAAAACTACTGAATTGGGTCAGATTGCCACATATTTCAGCCCAATtatggacctgatttactaaggcttttctcgcATTCTAtgcctatggggaaaaaagcttagtgaatgAAAGGTTAGCCACCcctgacttagggcctcatttattaagaGCCAAGAAACTAGAATGCACAGTACCAGAGAGCCTCACATTTTAAAGAAACCGCAGAGGGTAAGGGGGGAGCCCAGCACCCTTGAGAAGCAGGGGAGCTGTTTCCAATGAGGACTCCCCCCATCCCCTCAACGTCACCAGTAAATGCCCCAGCAGTGTCTTTCCCTCTCAATTCCCTCACCCTTTTCTGACCACTCTCCATCTTCCCTCTTTCCATCAGTCTTAATCAACCCTCCCCCCCCTGTTCTGTCAGTTTCATAATGCCCCCATCTCTCAATCCTTCTACATTTACCAACCAGTCAGTCCTCCCACCAGTCTCTTGCTTTCAGTTCCCCCATCTTGAGCCCACCAATCTCTCATACTCTTCCTCCCACCCTCTTTCTACTCTGTACCCACTGTCTCAATCCTTTCCCCAAGAAAATATCCTTCATGTCACACACAAATAATGATGGAGGCTCAGTGGCTGTAACAGTACTTTCACCCCACTCCTTGTTCTTCTTTGCAACCCTTATCCCCCCCATCCTCTCTCAAGCATCATTATTCCCCAATCCCCACTCTTTCCCCTGCCCCTACTTTCCCATTGTCTTCCGACACACATTCTCCTCCCCTACCCTCTACCCAGCAGCAGTATGTCCAGGGTCCCCTCTTTCTTGTCCTGCCTGTATCGCtatctctcctccacccctcaCCACACTCTGTTCCTGACCCCAATACTCTTTCGTTCTCCTCAGTACCCTCTCTGGTTCTCTAATTCACAATCCACTATCACCTCTTCTGGCTTTCACACACTCTTCCCAATCACCTGTGTGTCAAATCCTTCCCCCTCTTCCAGTAACCATTTCCAGGTGTCTGACCTCTCCACTCCCATCACACCTGAAATTCATTctttcctccaccccccaccccccttttgcCCTCTCTGGATCTCTCCCTCTTCACCATCTCTGGTTCTCAGTCAACCTTACTCCCcatcctcttctccccccccccccccccccaatatactCCTATCACCTGGCTGTCCTTCTTTCACAACCCCATTTCTTGCTTATTGCTCTCTCCTGCCCCATCACCACATCTGAGCACATGCTTCCCCTCTGCCTTTCTTGCATCCCTCTACTGCCTTCCCTCAGTTTTTCTAACCCCATCTACTGTCATCCTTAGCTCTATTgtccccttcattccccccatgTTATTTCACACACAACCCCTGCTCCCACATGCTAGCCCCCTCTGTCCTCATTCCCTTACACCTGCTGAACGTGGATCTAGGGGTGCCAGGAAGCCCAATTTCCTTCATTTCAGGAAGTTGGAAAGGAAATGACATTAACCACCTCACAGCATTCAATGTCGAGTGGAGCTGGACCAGGGAGTTAACCAAGCAGAGAAGAAACAGTTATGTTATCCATGTTctagcccctcccttcctgtcctcTGCAGTGGTGCTCAGTTGCCATGAGACAAGAGCCACATGCAGCTCCCGAACTACAGATAGGGCAGGTGTGGCCAAAGCATgccatagaaatgacagcagaaaaggaccaaatagtccatccagtctggccagcatGCTTATGGTAATATGCTGtgccgtgcagattacccccatgcttatcaatttcccatACTGTAAAGGTtagggcccttggttgctgtttgaattcaatTCCCTGTTATGTCCAAGTTTTGAAAGCCTTTGCTTAAAGCTTGGTACAGAAACAGAACAGTTGTCTGCTGTTCCATTTTTTGCATTCACTAGTTCCTAGTACAAAACCATCTTctggtgctattttttttttttatattcaatcTTGCAGTGTGAAATAAAGGTTGCTATGTCTAAGGAACAgtatcagcagcagcagtggggaaCTAGAGGAGGCGGCAGCGGCAGTAGTGGCTTTGTATCAAGAACTCGAGGAAGAGGCGGTAAGAAGACAACTTAAAACCTACAatagtttttcatttttaaagcgTTTTGTAGGTAGTATGCTAAATTTATCAATTTGCTCTGAAACAGGCCCCAGTCAGAATTGGAGCCAGGGCTACAACAACTACTGGAATCAAGGATATGGCAATTATGGATATGGCAGCCAAGGTTACGGGGGCTATGGTGGCTATGACTACACCGGCTATAACAGCTACTATGGATATGGTGACTATAGTAGTGAGTATCCTTTTTATATTGACTCGTATAGTCTCTGCTCCCTAGTAAGTGGCAAAGATCAGTGTTGAATATACATAAAAATGTGCACTCAGAGCTTTCAGAATAAACTTGTATTGTGATTAAAGAGAACTTGGTTAGTAAAAAGTACAAAAGGCAGAAATCTTATTAGCCAACCAGATCACTGTGTCGCTTTTGGCTGCTCAGAAAGCAGCTTTTCGATGCTGTCCATGTCGCTTAACACGCAAAATGTATCCTACGTTTTTCAGTGTTCCTGTCCTGATTTGGTTGTTAGTAAACAACTTGCCCAGTACATACCTGCTACAGCTGCTTGTTTTCACTCTACAGTAGTTCTGGTGGCCTGGCAAAGATTTTGATGAACATATAGAAACTAGTAATTTTATCCAGTGTAATTGACAACCAGGCACTCACCAGAAGGGAACATGATCAGCAGAGAGTCTGTTGCATCAGCAAAGAATAGCCAGCCATGACACAAAAATAGGGTTTCAATTATAGACTGAAACATCTATAGTGTCCTTTGTGAATTTTTGTGATGCTGTTAGGTGATTAAATATTGCCAGATGTTCTGCAAATTTTTCTGTACGAGGGAGGTGTTGAAACTTTTGAAAGTAAGCTGCTAAATCCTGATTGGGTCTAGCAATTTGgtattttatgtatatatatcaaACAATATGCTCTGTATGCAAAACAGTCACATGCTGGCACCCACCCACGCAGGCTGGTATTAACCAGACAACGTGAGCAATGCTAATATGCTCGGTCTGTGAAGCCCTGCTTTATGCTGGCATATATATGCAAGCTTGCAGACCCAGGCCCCCCATATCCAATATGCCTATCTAGTAGTCTGTTCCAACAGTACAAACTTTTCTCCCCTTTTTGAATTTGGAAgtagaattttttaaaatgactGTATTTATAGCCTGAGCAGACTGACTTGAAACTTGACAGCCTTTAGCTAATTTATATCTCCAAAATCATAGCAGTAATCCTATTTGTGTGCATACAGTGGTTAGATTAGTCATTTAATACTAATATATAACATTTTCTAGTCTTTAGTTATTAACTATTAACAAGGACAGAGAATGAGTTGTAATGGTCCTTGCTATCAaacagatattttttattttttagatcagCAGAGTGGTTATGGGAAAGTTCCCAGACGAGGTGGTCATCAAAATAGTTACAAACCCTACTAAATTATTCCCTTTGCAACGTGTCCCAAAACAGGTATGTTGTGTTTTTATTATGGACATTTGTTCAAAAGTGTATTctgtaaattaatatatttggGAAAGACTACATTGTTTCTAAGTTATTGTAATGcttaatgttttaaaatttcacagcACCCAGACGTGCTTACCATAATGTAACATAGTGACTTTGAAGATAAATAACACAGGTGCTGCTTAAAGCTATTTGCCCTATTATTAACAAGTCAGTAAAGTTAACAGGTAAAGTACTGCTAATGGGTACAAATTAAGGAATTGCAGCGAAGAAAGTATTGCCTACTAACTCTGACATTATACCTTGTTTGTACCCGCCAGCGGGAACTTCATTGCAGGCCGTGTCGCGCTGACTTCCCGATTCTCACAGGCCCGCACAATGCGGACAGGGTACGAGAGGCTCACGCTCTCGAATGCTGCCGTTTGGTATGGTCTCTTCCAACATCCTGTATCAGCATTATAACATAAATGGATACTTCAAGCTTTTGCCTTCacttatttctttgttattaaaaacatattatatatatattaagtaCTTgtaattttaatgcattttttacaGGCCCAGTAATGGTTAAATACGTCTGTACTGGATAATTTTAACTATTTATTCTTCTAAGGATACAGCTTGTCTCTGGATTTTCCAGTGTCTTAATATTTATATTAATCTATTTTAATGCTTGCTTTTCCCATTTTTATAGACACCGTAAGCAGTAATTGCATTAGTTCTTGAGCTGAATTCCTGTTGTGTGGCAATTTCTTCGTAGTTCCCAAGTACAGGTTTCTCAGCAGAAGATAACATGCTGCTTGTGGTTACAAGCTCTCTGGCTGACAGTGAACCTATTGGAGATATACTCTGTAAACTACCTTTATGTACTATCTGAGAATTTTAAGAACCTGGTTACATAAAAGAATCGAAAGTTGCTTTCAGAAATCATTGGTGCACATGTGGATTTTTCAGCTCATGGACTTTTTTTCAGCATTAATATATTGGAAGCAATTTTTATGGTTAatgttttataatatttatatatacacatatgggACTTTGGGGTATCCAGAATacttaaaacatatttttttgtcccattttttttcaatctttagcctaactattttttcttttttttgcttttaggtGGTGAAGCAGTATTTTCTGGGTCGAAGATTAATTTGAGGTGGCTCATGCCACATGCTAAGATAGCAGTTCAAACTAaacttttttatccttatttttggTATCAAGTTCCCCGAATGGAATTAAGACGTTGGGTCTCTCCTGAAGCTTAATTCTCAGTTTGCATTATTGaagttgatttgatttatttcttaATGGCTatgcttaaaataattttgtttgtttatccTGCCTACCCTAATGTTGTAGAGCAAGTCTTGTTTTAAATGCCCAGTACGACAGTGTCATGatgtaattgtatttttttcttttttttaaaagaaacaaaataaagctTTTTGTAGAAAGTTTTGAGTAGTTATTGTATCAGGTGAGATGTACCAAAATGCTGGTCAAGTAAGCATATGTTTTTATctttgggagcagcagcagttagCATTAAGGGAAAGGTGTATAACATGCAGTTAATCAGCTTACAAACAGCATTACTACTTAATATCTTCTAGATTagtgggacacacctagccagtcaggctttcagaatATCCGCAGTGAATATAGGAGAGGTagaattgtatgcaaatctcattCATTGAGGATATACTGGAAACaagactggctaggtgtgtcccaaggactgggttgagaaccactgatgtagagagatGCTTGACCATTTTATTGACTCTTGCTGTTTGATTTTGTCCACTTTCTTAAgactttaatttttaattttgacatactttttgtctttttaaaatcTCCTTTACTGTTACTGCATTCAGaggcagatgtaaaaaaaaaaagtgcagtaaaatttagtgggggtttttttgtgttttgtttttactggTGATAAAAATGGAGTTAACTCGGgatgcaataagcaaatggtatgccaagttaaaaaaaaatatttttaaaaagatgtaTGCAAAAACTGGAATAAAGTGCACTATACCCTTTACATTGGCCAGGactctagagcagcggttctcaaccggtgtgctGTGACAtaccacacttcccagtcccctgctggcccagctgctctccCTGGAACTCTTCCTCTGCCCGGGCTTAGAATACTGATAGCCTGAGTGGAACACGGCAGGAGAGCTTGAGTTACTGGCACCAGTAtgatctctccttcctgcccccatGACCAGGAAGTGGAGTGCAGCGGCCGCgtgtgtgggaagaagagaccatgttaGGTAAAGTGTGTGCAGAGTCTGCCCAGAGCAAAATGAGTAATAgagagccgccccccccccccccccccccccctcggcagatgggactcctttctcaaggCCACCAGGGCTGGaaaaggaggaggctgttgcCTCTAGTTgggagagtgagtgagcgagAGTGCTTGTTTGAGATTGTATGTAAGTGTGAGACAATTAGGGAAAACTAGTGTCAAATTATATCACAAATTTAAAGATGGTTAgtgtattttattaatatttctgcTCATTTAACTCCacatcaaaaattatttttgtgaaaGGAAAAGATCTCAGCACTGGTAGGAAATGTACAAAACTGATTCTAGACCCAGTTAGTAAATCACTGATCTAAAAATCCTTTTAAATTAAGAGTCCAACAttcttcttttatttcttattcAAGTTTAATCAAGCAGAAGTATGCCTAGCTGGAAAAAAACTGATATCCTGTTAAAATGAGAAATATTTCAACACTCACTTATTTACATTCTCTTCTTCCACTTTCATTAATTCTTTAGTGCTGCACATTTCTATAGTAAGAGCATGTGTAATTTTGATTGAGAGCTTATGTctcagaggagaaagttgcaaacaATCCCCCCTTcttaattcacaacaatctcagggcatatGGAGAGCAGAtaatttttatccttatttttaattattgggtttttgtctgttttgaaatattttattggtgtctagaaatgttgagcttttaattattggatattccattcatcagctgttttgaaatctcttctttttattagtgtggttttactgctattgattttatatttttgctttattttgaggactggtgtgatttctttttcctttgttgcactgcatacagagactctggcttattgcggtttccagttcagtttttgtctgcatgtttctagttatgctttatgatctctttactctttgttaggtgagggtctgcacatgtgactgaggtgaggtattctgctgcatTTCGTTCCTGTGTAGGGcactatagtagcctggcttgtttcgttttcctaatagaagtatTGGAGTTTGAAGgtttggtgtaatattttcagtgttagcTTTTCTTAGGTAAtgtggttgctgtttgagtgctggaagttggtgctgttctggtatgggaggtttactatttatataatttatgttcagaGAGAATACTATTTTTCccttgtcattcttaacaataaagctaatatggggccttttttttttctaccatagattataatgagcagtgagatgtgagaaccatctgacaGAAAATAGGTTGAGAACCAGTACTCTAGGGCCCACAAACCCACCCTCTATAGCAAGAgtaggcaaactttttttttttttttgtaactgagtCTCCCACTTTTAGCTCTTTGAGCTAGGGGCAGGGTAAGTGCCCTTCTTGAAGGTCTCTCCTCCATCATTTATGCTTCaacaccctctctcccttgctcATTCTTTCATCTGTTCCTCTTAAacacaggctgatgcagtaattTGGGCATTAAGGAAATCTggttttcagtgcacatttttaacaccCAGGTACATTTTAATTTGCAATGCTTTAagctaatgaaatgaaaatgcatcaagaatttaaaaaaaaaaaaaaaagtttagagtAAATGTTTGGCACAGTGccaatgcacatttttaactcGAATGGGTGTGGCATCCTTGACAATTCATAAGTGAcagcagctgctgccacttagctggtttAATACTGATTTCTCCTAGGACGGTAGTCcttacagatgggtgacatcagatggagcctggcacaaaactttagtcaaagtttctagaactttggcacattgagcatgcccagcatgccactatccatgcatccacgtggggtccctcttcagtctttttttttttttctgcagtgttAGTTGCCTTGTGTCTGCtcttagtgtttttttttttcttcacctttCTTACTCTGTGTTTTCAGTGTTGGGTTCCTTCTTTGGTCTGTGTACCCCTGGCACTGTGGTAGGTTTGCTTTTTGCCTTTCATTATTACCGGCGTGTCATGCCTCGGTGGCCGCTGGCTGTTTTTCATGGCATCCGGTTTTCAACTGTCAGGGATGCTGTAGtccagttgaaggaccaccatgagacccttcagcagcTGTTGGCTAGCAATTCTGATCTGCCATCCTCCATCAGGAAGTCCTTACGACAAGGCTTGAGGAAATCCTGTCGTCAGAGGGAAGTATTATCCTCTAGCATCGTGCTCTTGCAAACCCCCAGGCCTCAGCCAGCCCCCCAGTAGAGCTCTGTCACGGGGTTTCGACTGGGAGCAAGGGAGCATGAGTCAGCTTGCCACACCCCTGGCATCCTGCCCTCCAGTTGAGGGCAGGCTGCTTTGCTTTGCCCACTGCTGCCCCTTCATTGTTGGACCGGTGGATTCTCACAATCATCCACCAGGAGTATCAGCTGAATTTCAGGGACATCCTATGGACTTCCCCCATGCCCAGCATGGAGTTTGTCCTTTCCACAGGAAATACCACTgacagagctctctgcccttctaATGGCAGAAGCAGTAGAACCCGTTCCCTTctgccagcagggctgaagtttctattcaaggtatttcttgataccaaagagaactggggaCCTACGCCCTATTCTCAATCTCAGAACTttgaacaaatttcttcagagggaaaagttcaaaatgatctCTCTGGGTACCCTGATCCCACTCCtcagaggagactggctctgttccctcgacctgaaggatgcctgTGCCCACATTGTGTTCTTCCCAAGTCTCAGGAAGTATCTTTGCTTTGTGTTAGAAGCTCACTACTAGTATAGAGTCCTGCCATTTGGCTTGGCCTCAGCACCttgggtcttcaccaagtgcctggcagtggtgggggcaTACATCAGACGtcgaggggggggtgggggggcggggtgtacgtgttcccctacttggatgactggctggtcaaaagcacctcccagcagggagtgctgcattCTTTCTGACCATTCAAGTGCTGCAATCTCTGTggtttgtcatcaattaccccaagtccTACCTCTGCCCATCACCTCatctggacttcataggagccagactGGATGCAATTCAGGCCAAGGCGTTTCTGCCCCATGATTGCACTCTTACCCTGTTATCATTGGCAGGGTTGGTCCACAACTGTTGGCTGGTTTCTGCTCCATCTGCTGCTTTCTTTTGGACCACATGGCTGCGTCTGCCTTTGCATGCACAGGATGCAATGGACTTTGCAGTGGCAGCAGGCTTTCCAGGACCTAGAGGCACGTGTTTACATCACACCACCTCTGCAAGTCTCCCTGTCCTGGTGAGAGAATCTATACAAACTGGAGCAGGGAGTCCCTTTTCAGGCTGCCCTGCTTCAGGTAGTTCTCACCACGATGCCACTACATACGGGGTCAGTGGGCGGCTCAGGAATCTCTATaccaaataaacttcctggagcttcaggcgattCATTATGCTCTTTGGGTGTTTTGAGTCCGCTTGTCCCACAGGGCAGTCATGATTCGGACAGACAATcgggtggcaatgtggtacatcaacaagcagggaggcacggggttgttcctcctctgtcaagaggtgatacagatttggtcctgggtTCAGTTGTAGGGCATGTTCCTGAGAGCAATGTATCTAGCCGGAGCAATGAATGTGGTGGCAGACCAACTGAGCCATACATTtgaaccacacgagtggtcactgaaTCCAGCAGTGGCAGCCCAGATTTTCAGCCAGTGGGGAACACAGATGTTgatctctttgcctccctctgcaactgcaaggtgagcaaatTCTGTTCCCTGTTCAGAACAGACTTCTAGCCTTGGACACCTTTGCCCAGCAATGTGGTACAGGTCTCCTGTAAGAGTATCATCCTCTTCCGCTGGTCATGAAGACTCTTGATGCTCCAGTAAGACCAGGGAACCTTGATTCTCATGGCCCCATACGGGCCCAGATAGGTCTGGTTCctgtgtttttggggggttttttttggggacCTGTTGGTCAGTCTGGGGACTGCACCCAATTTGATAACGCAGGATCGGGGTAGACTGTGCTATCCAAACCTGAGCATTAGCCtggactgcctggatgttgagcacTTAGTCTTGCAGTCCTTGGACCTCTCTGACAACATGTCTTAGGTGCTGGTAACTTTCAGGAAGTCTTATtgactgaagtggaagaggttctctggTGCAAGGGTCATGACTTAAATCCATTAATCTGCCCCACTCTGAAGTTGTTGAACTGTTTGTGGCAACTCTGAGGCTGGGCTGAAAACCACCTCTGTCAGGGTCCACCTGAGTGCCATTAGCGCTTACTATCAGGGTGTTGCTGGCACACCCATATCTGTACAGCCCATAGTAGGACACtttatgcagggcctgcttcaactgaagctcCCTCCaacctcctgttgtgtcctgtgACCTCAGTGTGATGTTGGCATGGTTCATGTGAGATCCTTTCGAGCCTAGTGCTCCTGCAGACTGCAGTTCCTCACTTGGAAGGCTGCCTTCCTGGTCGTGATCACTTTGGCTCtcagggttagtgagcttcaagCTTTGGTTACATATCCACCCTACACAATTCTTTTAGGATAGGGTGGTCCTGCGGATGCATCCTAAGTTCTTGCCTCAGGAGGTGACTGATTTTTCACATAAGTCCATCGTTCTACCCACCTTTATTCTGAGGCCCATTTCACACCAGGGCGCATGCATGGACTCTACAACATggattgcaagaggaccttagcTTTCTATTTAGAATGCACATGAGGCCacaaatccactcaactcttcatATGTTTCGACAAGAATAGATTTTGCTTGCCCATTGCAACTCCCACTCTTGTCAGTTGGCTAGTGGATTCTCTCCTGGTATGCACAAGCGGGCTTTCAGCTTGGAGGCTGGGTTAAGGCTCACTCTGTGAAGTCTATGGTGGCGTCAGTAGCCCACTTGCGAGCGGTTTCTGGTgctgaaatctgcagggctgaGATGTGGAGTTCTCTACACATTTgttgcccactactgcttggacaaggacaggcttaaacccaactctccctacctaagACCCATGATTTGGGATCAGGCTGCCTCCCTATCTTACCAACAGCACCGCAGTTCtatttgtgcctgttggcacctgtttTTGGTGCAGGTTGGTTTAGTTCATTgcagggagcagcctgtagcttggtattcacccatctgtgaggactaccatcctgcttgtcctaggagaaagttgcttacctgtaacaggtgttctcctaggacagcaggatgttagtcctcaggaaacctgccagccaccctgtggagttgttCTCCTgcatttgtttggttttttttttggcttgtgaattctgttacgagactgaaggggggaccctgtgtggacatgcagatagtggcatgtcgggcattctcagtgtgccagtcaaagttctagaaactctgacaaaagctttccatgccaggcttcagctgatgtcacccatctgtgaggactaacatcctgctgtcctacacctgtcacaggtaagcagAACTGCTTTATCTGGCAGCAGGTAGCCAGAGCTTCACACCAAAGAGGTGCATCCCTAGGAACAGATTTGCCAGATTCCTCATATCATGAGTAACCAATGATTTGGTTTAGGATTCCTTTgaggaagaagagggaaggggggttatcctc
Protein-coding regions in this window:
- the HNRNPD gene encoding heterogeneous nuclear ribonucleoprotein D0 isoform X3, with product MFLSRCGPLPLPSAQDQAVSKMFIGGLSWDTTKKDLKDYFSKFGEVVDCTLKLDPITGRSRGFGFVLFKEAEGVDKVMEQKEHKLNGKVIDPKRAKAMKTKEPIKKIFVGGLSPDTPEEKIREYFGGFGEVESIELPMDNKTNKRRGFCFITFKEEEPVKKIMEKKYHNVGLSKCEIKVAMSKEQYQQQQWGTRGGGSGSSGFVSRTRGRGGPSQNWSQGYNNYWNQGYGNYGYGSQGYGGYGGYDYTGYNSYYGYGDYSNQQSGYGKVPRRGGHQNSYKPY
- the HNRNPD gene encoding heterogeneous nuclear ribonucleoprotein D0 isoform X4; this encodes MFIGGLSWDTTKKDLKDYFSKFGEVVDCTLKLDPITGRSRGFGFVLFKEAEGVDKVMEQKEHKLNGKVIDPKRAKAMKTKEPIKKIFVGGLSPDTPEEKIREYFGGFGEVESIELPMDNKTNKRRGFCFITFKEEEPVKKIMEKKYHNVGLSKCEIKVAMSKEQYQQQQWGTRGGGSGSSGFVSRTRGRGGPSQNWSQGYNNYWNQGYGNYGYGSQGYGGYGGYDYTGYNSYYGYGDYSNQQSGYGKVPRRGGHQNSYKPY